ATTTAGCATTCATATAATTAGCAATTCGCGCCCCACGTCGTAATAATTGAATCGAATTTGGATAGGTAGATACACATATCAAAACTCGCTCATGGACAGTGCGAATTTGCCCAGGAGAGATGGAAGTATTTGCCTCTTCCTCAACTGTATCTGCGACTTCTCTTAATGCTAATTCTCGCAAAGCAATCAGGTTACGACGCTGAAAAAAGTTTTCTAAAGATTGCTCAATTTTATTAGCAGCATAAATTTTACCCTCCCGTAACCGTTCTTCTAAAGTTTCTGGAGTTACATCAATGACAACCACAGCATCAGCTTCATCCAGCAACCGATCTGGAATGCGTTCTCGGACGACAACACCCGTAATTCCGGCTACTAAATCATTCAAACTTTCTAAATGTTGAATATTCACAGTAGAGTAAACATCTATGCCGGCTGCTAAAATCAATTCTACATCTTGATAGCGTTTTTCTCTAAGTGAACCAGGAATATTTGTATGTGCTAATTCATCAACTAATACCAATTGGGGAGAGCGGTTTAAAATTGCCTCTGTGTCCATTTCTTGGAGGTTGATATTTTTATGAATATTGGCTTTTTGCGGAACTACTTCTAATCCTATAGCTTTGAAAGCAGTATCTTTGCGTCCATGAGTTTCGATAATGCCAATAACAACATCAATACCTTCTTGTTGCAGTTGATGTGCTTCTTCTAGCATTCTGTAAGTTTTTCCCACACCAGGAGCCATACCAATGAATATTTTATGCTTTCCGCGTCGAGCAGGACGAATATAAGAACTGTCAGGGGAGGGCGTATGGGGGTAAGACATAATAATAACTAGGGTTTGCGGAAAAGTCTTTTCATTCGGGCTAGTAGTTTGTCAACCCTAAAATGACGGGTGAAGGCAAGCAGGGGGAGGTAGGGGAGGTAGGGGAGGTAGGGGAGGTAGGGGAGGTAGGGGAGGTAGGGGGGTAGGGGGGTAGGGGAGGTAGGGGAGGTAGGGGGGTAGGGGAGGTAGGGGGGTAGGGGAGGTAGGGGGGTAGGGGAGGTAGGGGCGCAGGGCCTGCGCCCAATCAGGAGTCAGGAGGAAGAATTGGAGGGAGGCAAGAATAATATTAAATCTGAAAAAGTGACCGATAAATAAACCTGGAAGCGATAAAATCCAGATGACATCTTCAATTATCAATATGGCTCCTTTACCCGATTATCGTCCCAAACAAATGTCTCTTGGTCCATTGGAAGCAGAAATTCTCAATATCGTCTGGGAACTGAGTTCTGTTACTGTCAAAGATGTACACGATCGCATTTTAGCTGATCCTAACCGCGAATTGGCTTATACTTCCGTAACTACAGTTCTCCGTCGGTTGACGGAAAAAGGCTGGTTAGCTTGCAATAAACAAGGAAAAGCCTTTTATTGGCAGCCTTTACTGACTAAACAACAAGCAGAGGTAATTAAGGCACATGATCAATTACAGCGATTTTTAGCAGTGGTAAATCCTGATGTGATTGCGGCATTTGCTGATAGTTTAGATCAAGCTGCTAGTGACCAAATCGAAGCGATCGCTAAACGCATCCAAGCAGCACGGGAAGCCAGAGGAGAAAAGTAACATTATGCATCTACTGATGATTATCACCGCTGTTACCATTGCTTGGTGGTTGCGATTCTTTGGTAGAATCCCCCAGGGAAATTGGTATTTACGCTGGCAAAAAACCCTATTTTTATTCCTTTTTCCCCCCTTACTCATCTTCATGACAGTTACCTCCGTCGTCTGTATGGGGACACAGGGAAAAATGGGCGGAATGTACACCGACTCCTTCAGCTATCTCCTGTCCTTAATTTTTCTGGGATTTTTTAATATCTTAGGTATCAAACTAGCTTTTCAGGGCTGGAAAGCCATTCAATCCGCCCGTGAATGCCCCCAAATTACCTTAGATGGTAAATCTGCCCGACTTCTACAAACAGGAGCTTTATTTGCCGGACAAATGGGTTTTTGGCAACCTGAATTAGTCGTTAGTCAAGGACTACTACAAACCCTCTCTCCAGCCCATCTAGAAAGTGTTTTAGCCCACGAACAAGGGCATTATCAGTATAGGGATACGTTTTGGTTCTTTTGGCTGGGCTGGATGCGTTCTTGTACCGCTTGGTTGCCAAATACAGAGCCTTTATGGCAAGAATTGTTAGTTTTACGAGAATTACGAGCTGATAGTTACGCTGCATCCCAAGTAGATCCTTTAATATTAGCAGAATCCTTGTTATTGGTCGTTAGCAACAACTCTACAATCTCAGATATTTGTTGTGCAGCTTTGGGTTCAGGCGATCGCTTGGAACAAAGAATTGAAGCCTTATTAACACCACCTGAACCAATATCAGCAGCACAATTACCCTCCTGGCGGATTTTTCTCCTCGCCTTTCTCCCTCTCATTACAGTCGTATTTCACACTTGAATAATTTCCTCTCTATTTTCTAGAGAGGAGGAAAAAACTCAAGTGCTACAACTACCAATTAAGTTGGTAAATATTATAGATACTTATTCATACAATCTTGTAAAAAGTAATCTTAAATACAGTTTTTGTCCAATTTTTAAGATAAATCATCTGGAATAGGTTTATTTTCTCAATGAAGTTTTACCAAGATAATTGGTAATTAATATAGTAATCTTGGTGAAAGTATACCAAATTAACACCAGCACTAAAAATTTCCCCCATCCTGTTTACCAATGAAAAGCAGAAAATTATTAGTCTTTATTACTACAGCCTTAGTCACTTTGCTACTGACAATTGGCTTACCCAGCCTAATTTCATCCCCGGTTTCCGCACAATCCAATACCAACTTAATCATATCCGCTGCTGCTAGTTTAAAAGAGGTACTAGAAGAAATTAAACCCCTTTACCAACAAAGTAAAACAAACGTCAAAATAAATTATAACTTTGGTAGTTCCGGTGCATTACAGCAACAAATAGAACAAGGTGCGCCGGCGGATATTTTTATATCTGCGGCAAAAAAACAAGTAGATACTTTAGAACAAAAAGGACTTTTGGTGGCAGGAACTCGGAATATCATTGCTAAAAATAAATTAGTTTTGGTAGTCCCTAAAAATGCCGTTGGTATCACTAGTTTCTACAATCTTAAAGATGCCAAAGTCAAAAAAATTGCTATTGGTGAACCCAGAACTGTACCCGCAGGACAATATGGACAACAAGTATTAGAAAAGTTAAAAATTTGGTCAGAAATTAAATCAAAATTGGTTTTTGCAAATAACGTGCGTCAGGTTTTAGCATCTGTAGAAACTGGTAATGTTGATGCAGGGTTAGTTTATATAACTGATGCCAAAATCTCTGATAAAGTCAAAGTTGTAGTTACAGCCGATGAAAAATACCACTCTCCCATTATTTATCCCTTAGCAGTTGTTAAACGTAGCAAAAATGTTGATACTGCTAAAGAATTTTCCCAATTTTTATCTAGCAATCAAGCTAAAGCTGTATTCAAAAAATATGGGTTTATTCTGCCTTAGTCATAATTGAGTTAATTAAGTAACAAACATCTTTATTAAAACTATGCCACAGGATTTATCACCGCTTTGGATATCGTTAAAAACGGCTTTATTAGCAACATTTATCACTTTCTTTTTGGGTATATTTGCTGCTTATTGGATGTTGGGATATCGTGGTAAAGGTAAATCCTTAATTGAGGGGATATTTGTCGCACCGTTGATTTTACCCCCCACTGTGGTTGGGTTTTTACTGCTGATATTCTTTGGGAAAAATGGTCCAGTGGGTAAACTACTAGAACCCTTCAATACGACAGTTATATTTACTTGGTATGGTGGGGCGATCGCTGCTATAGTAGTTTCATTCCCATTGATGTATAAAACTGCATTGGCAGCTTTTAGTCAAATTGATACCAATTTACTGCGAGTAGCCAGAACATTAGGTGCGAAAGAATTGACAATTTTTTGGCGGATTAGTTTACCCCTAGCATTTCCAGGGATTATTGCTGCCACCACCTTAGCATTTGCGCGGGCTTTAGGTGAATTTGGGGCAACTTTGATGTTAGCAGGAAATATTCCTGGACAAACGCAAACTATCCCAATGGCCATATATTTCGCAGTAGAAGCTGGGGCAATGAATGAAGCTTGGTTTTGGTCAATTACCATGATGATCATTTCCCTTTCAGGGATTATTCTAGCTAATTTTTGGCAAGAACTTGCATATAAATCAAGATTGACAAAACCATCTCAAAATCAAATAGAATTAGCAAACAAATCTTCTTTATTATTAGAAGATTCTTCCCCAAATGGCTTATTTTTAGATATTGACAAAAGACTGGCTAATTTTCATCTTCAAGTTACCTTAAATACTGATAATCAACCATTGGGATTATTGGGAGGTTCTGGGGCAGGAAAAAGTATGATTTTGCGTTGTATTGCTGGCATAGAAACACCAAATAAAGGAAAAATAGTTTTAAATAATCGGGTATTATTTGACTCCGAAAAGAAAATTGATCTGCCCATTCATCAACGCCGAATTGGTTTTTTATTCCAAAACTATGCCCTATTTCCACATATTACTGTAGCGGAAAATATCGCCTTTGGCATACCCAAATCTGTCAACGTTAAGGAAGAGGTAGAAAAGCAGTTAATAACCATGCAATTACAAGGATTTGGCGATCGCTATCCGCACCAACTTTCCGGGGGACAACAGCAACGGGTAGCATTAGCTAGGGCTTTAGCAAGCAAACCAGAAGCACTACTTTTAGATGAACCATTTTCCGCTTTAGATACCCATCTTCGCAGTCAATTAGAACAACAAGTTACAGAAATTCTGGATGATTATTCTGGAGTAACTTTATTTGTTACTCATAATATGGAAGAAGCCTATCGCCTATGTCCCAATCTATTAGTATTAGAACAGGGAAAAGAAGCACATCATGGTTCTAAATATGAGATTTTTCAACATCCTGCAAGTATAAATGTCGCCCAACTTACAGGTTGTAAAAACTTTTCCCGTGCTAGTATTTTATCTCCTCAACAAATAGAAGCAATTGATTGGGATTGTACTCTCCAAGTCAGAGAAAAAATGCCTTCAGGATTATCTCATGTTGGTATTCGCGCTCATCATTTAATTTTCACTAAAGATCCGCAAAAAGTAAACACCTTTCCCTGTTATTTAGTGCGTACCAGTGAAACACCTCACCGCATGACAGTATTTCTCAAACTACATTCTTTTGGTAATCATCCCCATGATTATCACTTACAAGGAGAAATATATAAAGAAAAATGGGAAAATATTCAAAATCAACCTTTTCCCTGGTATGTGCAATTAGAACCTTCGCAATTACTCTTAATGGATTGACACTCTCAGAGGATGTTTGAAAAGTATCAGAATTAATCGAGATCCCCCAACCCCCCTTACAAAGGGGGGCTAAATTCCTTAAAGTCCCCCTTTTTAAGGGGGATTTAGGGGGATCTGCGGGTGTCAGATCCCACACGAAAAAGTTTTCAAACAACCTCTCAGGTCTAAAGACACTGAGATTCTTTAATCAAGACTCCCCTGATATAGCGGTATGCACTTGAATAAGATACATCATAAGCCCCCTCCTTGCTTGCGGGGAGGGGGTTGGGGGTGGGGTTATTGTCTTTCACTCAGCCAAGAACCGCTATATAAGCTTTAACTAACAAATCAATTCCAGTAATCGCCCCACCAACAACAACAGCATTAGCGCCTAAATCCAAAGCTTTTCTAGCCATTTCTGGGGAAGAAACACCACCTTCACAAATCACAAAAGTATCCAGATTTTCTACGATTTGGGTGAGTAATTCCCAACCAGGAGGAGAAAAGTTTTGAGTTGCTGTTGTGTAGCCAAAAAGAGTAGTTCCCACAATATCCGCACCGGCATTAACAGCTAATTGTGCAGCCTCGTAAGTATCTACATCTGCCATAACTGGCTTATTTAACTGCTGATGAATTAGAGTAATAATATCTGCCAACTTTTCATCACCGGGGCGATATCTAGTAGTAGCATCTATGGCAATAATATCTGCACCTGCTTCAGATACAGCCACAGCATGATGAAATTGTGGTGTAATATAAACATCAGAACCAGTTATTACTTGTTTCCAAAGTCCAATAATCGGAACTTGGACTTTTTCCCGCACGGCTTGAATGTGACTGGGCGTGTCAATTCTTACAGCTACAGCCCCATTATTCACTGCTGCTTGTGCCATTGCAGAAATTACATAAGGATCATGTAATGGAGAACTTATAGGCGCTTGACAGGAAACAATTAATCCTTTTGGTAAATTAGTCATGTTTTATTTTTAATTGTAAGGGTAAATACGGAAAAACCTATCTAAAGATTATGTTAATATGGGGGCAAAATTAAGGATATTCCTGACTGAAAAACAAGATATACTCAAAACGGCTAGAAGCTGGACTTTTTTTATCATACAAATGTTTTAAAAGTGGTATTCCGTAATTTTCATCACATTGCTACCCCCCTTTCCCCTTGTAAAGGGGGAAAACAATAAAAATCCAGTTCCCTCCCCTTGTAAAGGGGAGGGTTAGGGAGGGGTAAAAATATTTGATAAGTAGTGAGACAGAATTAATTACACAATGTCATTGCGTAAGCGTTGCCTGGCGTTAGCCATATCATCTCATTCCCAGTCAGAGACTGGGAATGAATTCTAGAAGGCTCTGCCTTCAATAATATTAGAGGCAGAGCCTCATCAACTGCGTTCCTAGTCAGAGACTAGGAACAAGATGTGGTAGGGATTTGAGCTTAAGTTGACACCAATGAAGCTCTTGCTTTACCCCTACACATCTGGGTTCTTTGTCCCCTAGCAAAAGTTTAAATCTCACCCGTGTTTAGTATAAAACTGTTCCCTATTCCCAGTTAAGAGTTCCCTGTTCCCTGCCCTCACAGACAACTTATTCAGCAAACCCTACTTAACAGGGATAGAATCAACATCCACAGTTTCGCCAGCGGCAGCGGCATGATTAGCCGGATTGGTGGTACTATTTTCTACAGTCCCTTTTTTTGCCTTCCAACCGTCAAGAACTAAGGAAGAAACTTCGGAAACGAATAAACTCAACAGTAAAACATCGTCAATTTGACCAATAATGGGAATAAAATCTGGAGAAATATCTAAAGGGCTAATTAAATAGGCTACTGTGCCGATAATTATCCACCAACGGTATTTAGGATTGCGTAGTGTGTTCCGATACCATGTATACAGGGATTGAATTGAGAAGTTCATTCTTAACCTCCAGTGATTTTTTTATTTTGGCAAATAATCATCTAAACTCCCGGTGGGAATAACCGCCATATTGTGTATAGAAGATGTTACTCCTTAGTAATTAATCAGAAAAGTTTGTGAGTAATGCAAAACTCTTTAAAATGAAAATGCCTTGACTACTCGGAATGGAGAGAGGAAACCTACACAGTGGATATTTTAGATTTGTTTAAGAAGGGCGGGCCTGCTATGTGGCCTTTGCTAGTTTTGTCAGTCCTATCACTAAGTGTGATTTTTGAACGTCTATGGTTCTGGTTACGGATTCTTGCCCAGGAAAAAGAAATAGTCAATCGGGTTATAGATGCTGCTGGTGAGGATTGGGGAATCGCTGAAGCAATGGCTGAACAAGCTATAAAACAGCCCGTTGGCAGGTTTTTATACGCACCCTTAAGCTTGCAAAAAAACGATCCAGAAACCTTTAGATTAGCCCTAGAATCCACAGCAGCCGACGAAATAGCGGGAATGCGTCGGGGTGAAAAACTTTTAGAAGCTGTGATTGCCCTTTCACCACTGTTAGGATTATTGGGGACAGTTTTAGGTTTGATTCGTTCTTTAGGTGCAATTCGTATTGGTGATTTGGGAACTGAATCTACAGCCGGTGTCACCACAGGGATTGGGGAATCGTTAATTAGTACAGCAGCCGGATTAATAGTAGCGATCGCCAGTTTAGTATTTTACCGCCTATTTCAAAGTTTTGTTGTTAACCAAGTTAAAATTTTCAACAAAGCCGGCAATGAATTAGAACTGCTTTACCGTCAATATCCTCCCGAACCTAAAATAATTAACACGGGCAGATTATCAAAACGCACCTCTACAAATTTCGATTCATCTTCTCAGCTAGAATCAAAAACATTTATTCAAGACCCAGAAAATAGACCAAATGAGCCAATTGATAATTACGATTTAAACCTTGTCAATTCAGCAAATTTGCCCGATAACAAGGTTGATGATGCCAATTTGAACTTTGGAGAAAAACCAGAAGATGAAAGTTAAGCTAGAGACCCCCGGTGAAGACCTTCAGATTCAAATTATCCCCCTAATTGATGTTGTTTTTTGTATTCTGACATTCTTTCTATTGGCAGCTTTACAATTTACCCGTCAACAAGCAATTAATGTTGACTTACCCAAAGCTAGTACAGGCGAAAATTCTGCTGCTAATTCCCAGATTAAAAGTAAAATATTACCTGTAACAATTGATGCTATTGGATTAACTTACATCGAAAAAGAACCTGTGAAACAGGAGGAATTAGAATCACGTTTAAAACAATACATCCAAACAAATCCAGACGGGATTTTAGTATTGAATGCGTCACGGACAGCTACTTATAACGACGTAATTCAAACCTTAGACTTGCTGAGAAAAGTAGGAGGGAATCGTGTATCTTTGGGAATTATCCCCGGTTCATCTCAACCATTGACAAATTTACCCAATTTCCCTACTCCTCCCATACCGAATAATCCCACCAACCCAGAAATTAACTCACCGGAAAATTTGAGGTCTTTACCACCGATTAACCCAAATCCCTTTCCCACACCTGGGAACGGAATTAATCCCGGTACATTACCTCAAGCGCCTGTAACACCAGGAACAAATAATTCTTCTCCTCAAAATTAAATCCATTTTGTCAGATATTTCGGATATTTTCTCCCCATATTTTCCTGAAAAATTAGGAAGTTATGGGGATATTTTTAGGTAAACTTAAATAAGTGTATCTAGGAGAAAAATCATGAAAGCAATATTAATGACCGCAGTAGGTAAACCAGAAGTTTTAGAACTACAAGAAGTTCCTCAACCTATACCAACAAATAAAGAAATTCTAGTAAAAATTTTCGCTGCCGGTGTTAATCCCATTGATACTAAATTACGTCAGCGGGGGACATTTTTCCCGGAACAAATGCCAACTATTTTAGGATGTGATGGTGCAGGTATAGTAGAAGCTGTGGGTAATGATGTCCAAAAATTTGGCGTTGGTGATGAAGTATATTTTTGCTATGGTGGTTTGGGTGCAAGTCCAGGAAATTATGCTGAATATATCATTGTTGATGAAAGATGTGTGGCATTGAAACCCAAATCTGTTTCTTTTGCAGAAGCAGCAGCAGCACCTCTGGTTTTAATTACTGCTTGGGAAGCTTTATATGAACGGGGAAGACTTGAACCAGGAGAAAAGGTATTAGTTCATGCTGGTGCGGGTGGTGTTGGTCATGTGGCTATTCAGTTGGCTAAACTCAAAGGTGCTGAAGTAGCGACTACGGTGAGTTCACGAGAAAAGGCTAATTTTGTCACTCAACTTGGTGCTGATAAGGTGATTTTTTACAAAGAAACTGATTTTGTCGCATCTGTATTAGATTGGACTAATGGTGAAGGCGCAGATTTAGTTTTTGATACTGTGGGTGGTGATACCTTGGAAAAATCTTTTCCCGCAGTGCGACTTTATGGCGATATTGTGACTATTCTAGAACCAAAAGCTAACACTGTTTGGAAAGTTGCTAGAAACAGAAATCTCCGCATTGGTTTAGAACTAATGCTAACACCGTTGTTGTTAGAAAATATGGAATCGTTAACACATCATGGGGATATTTTACAAGCATGTGCTAATTGGATAGATGCAGGGAAGTTAAAAATCGAAGTTAGTCAGACCTTCCCTTTAGCCTCAGCAGCAAAAGCACACGCTTTAGTGGAAACTGGTTCTGTCCTGGGTAAGGTTGTTTTATTGAATTAATCATTAAGTAGGGAATTTGTTGAGATTATTTTGTCACTTTAGCTATTTACAAAAATGGGATTTTTCTCACCTTTGGCAAATAAAAAACACGGTTAAAAAAATCAACTTATTATCTGCGGAATTAGGAAAAATCATCATATCTAAGTCCGCAGTCATAAGTTTTGTTTGTATATTTGCTATATTTTTACTTCCTATTCCTACTTTTGCAGTTCCTAATGAACCTATCACTTTAACTTGGGAATTATTACAAGAACGAGTTAAAACACCAATTTTACGAGATGGTAATTTAACTGTGGATTTAAAAAAAATGGTGATTGATTTACGTCCAGAAAATGCTATTTTTCGGGATAATTTTTATCAATTACTCAGAAAAGAATTACAAAAAACTGGGGCGACAGCTTTGGGTTTAGATTTGAGTAATTCTGTAATTGAAGGTGATTTTTATGGCAGTGATTTGGGTTTACGAACTCCTCTTTATGCTCAAGGAATAGCCCAAATTTTCACACATACAGAACAGCAACAGTTAGAAAGTTTACGTTCAATATGTTTGCAATCTTTAGCAAGAGCTTTTCCTAATGCTAAAGATTGTAAATCTTTGTTGAACAATCAGTCCAATAACTCTAGTAGTATTGCTGTATTTCGTGGGGCTTTAATCATGGTAGGAAGTCGTTTTAATGGGGAAGTAAAATTCCCGAATACGTTCTTTCTCCAACCTGTAAATGCTCAAGGGGCAAATTTTTTAAAACCTACTAATTGGGACGAATCCAGATTTGGTAGAACTGTGAGTTTTAGTGGGGCTATTTTTCACGCCCTGAGTAGTTTTGAAGGTAGCATTTTCTTTGAGAAAGCCAACTTTCAAAATATTAAATTTCTAGATGCTGCTAATTTTCAAGGTGATGTATTTTGTGATGATGTAAAATTTAATCAAGGAAAATTTCAACAAGTAGTTAGGTTTAATAGTAGTTATTGGCAAGAAAAAGCTGATTTTTCTAGTGCTATTTTTAATAATCAAGTTAATTTTAATCAGGTGAATTTTCATCAATCTTTATTAATGAAAGATGCTATTTTTAAACAAGCTCTAATTTTTAGAGAATCTGAGTTTAATGAATCTGTAGATTTGCAGAGTGCAAGTATTCTCAATCAAGCTGATTTTAGTGATGTCAAGTTTGCAGAAACCGCATTTTTAAATGTTTCTGGATTGGTTTTTAATTCTAATCAAGCAAAAATTTTAGGTAATGTTGGCGAAATTGGTAAAAAGTTGATTGTGCTAAGATTACGAGGTAATCAAAATATTTTGCGGAATTTAAGTCAAAATTTCCGGTTACAACAGCAGGTTAGTGATGCAAATCAGTTGGAATATACGAAACAACGGTTAAGATTAATTGAATTAAGTCATCAGTTGGTAGCTATCAATATTAATACTGCTGCTGTGAATAGGTTAATAAATTTAGGTTTTTCTGCAACTCAAGCGGCTGAAATTAATCAATATCGTCAAATTAAACATTTTCGGAATATTAGCGAGTTACTAGTTTTACCTGATGTGGATTTGGAAATATATAATCAGTTAAGGGAGAGAATTATTGCTACTGAACCTCTAGTTTTTAGTGGGTGGGTAGTTAAATCTTTAAATTGGTTGTTATTGAGTTTATTATTGTTATTGAGTGGTTATGGGACAAATTTTTGGTTAGTATTTGGTGTGGGTGGTGTAGTTATTTCCTGTTTTGGTGTATTATTTTGGTTAGTTGATCGTTGTCGTCGGTTGTCTCCTGTAGCAATTATTCCTAGATATTATGAAACTGTTTGTATATTAT
The DNA window shown above is from Anabaena sp. WA102 and carries:
- a CDS encoding pentapeptide repeat-containing protein, with the translated sequence MLRLFCHFSYLQKWDFSHLWQIKNTVKKINLLSAELGKIIISKSAVISFVCIFAIFLLPIPTFAVPNEPITLTWELLQERVKTPILRDGNLTVDLKKMVIDLRPENAIFRDNFYQLLRKELQKTGATALGLDLSNSVIEGDFYGSDLGLRTPLYAQGIAQIFTHTEQQQLESLRSICLQSLARAFPNAKDCKSLLNNQSNNSSSIAVFRGALIMVGSRFNGEVKFPNTFFLQPVNAQGANFLKPTNWDESRFGRTVSFSGAIFHALSSFEGSIFFEKANFQNIKFLDAANFQGDVFCDDVKFNQGKFQQVVRFNSSYWQEKADFSSAIFNNQVNFNQVNFHQSLLMKDAIFKQALIFRESEFNESVDLQSASILNQADFSDVKFAETAFLNVSGLVFNSNQAKILGNVGEIGKKLIVLRLRGNQNILRNLSQNFRLQQQVSDANQLEYTKQRLRLIELSHQLVAININTAAVNRLINLGFSATQAAEINQYRQIKHFRNISELLVLPDVDLEIYNQLRERIIATEPLVFSGWVVKSLNWLLLSLLLLLSGYGTNFWLVFGVGGVVISCFGVLFWLVDRCRRLSPVAIIPRYYETVCILLSFIGSISGSLLAIFRNSGSPWLTLLCLFMIIFPLPGILLWRLYKQGRYHDLMDVSYFREDGTLRQLRLLIGRLPVIPRNPSFRERYMPLLWDRRWNWLNYYDFSLNNLVRLGFNDIRLRDEHLPGIISILAWYQWSLGLLYIILAGWTLSRTIPGLNLLIYLK